A genomic stretch from Methanomassiliicoccales archaeon includes:
- a CDS encoding YhbY family RNA-binding protein: MPKRTIKDVKRIGADLKPTIHVGKDGVTDSLIEEVRLQVKTRKVVKIRLLPASGEEKDVIAKDISERSGAILVDVRGSIVLLTQQDFLNGKGYIDL; this comes from the coding sequence ATGCCCAAGCGCACCATAAAGGATGTCAAGCGAATCGGCGCGGACCTCAAGCCAACGATCCATGTCGGCAAGGATGGGGTCACCGACAGCCTGATCGAGGAGGTAAGGCTTCAGGTGAAGACCAGGAAGGTCGTGAAGATCCGGCTGCTACCCGCCTCCGGAGAAGAGAAGGATGTCATCGCTAAGGATATCTCGGAACGTTCTGGAGCCATCCTGGTGGACGTCCGGGGCTCGATCGTTCTGCTGACCCAGCAGGATTTCCTGAACGGGAAAGGCTACATAGACCTCTAG
- a CDS encoding ribonuclease P protein component 4 gives MGKRRISNKEVKGIAKRRMLILMSLARIAAINGNIPRGRRYVELARKIAMRSNVPMPRTELWCKECYLPLIPGRNCRVRLRDQRVVVHCLGCNHIRRMPYIKEKKETKRCPSAP, from the coding sequence GTGGGCAAGAGACGCATAAGCAACAAGGAAGTGAAAGGGATCGCCAAAAGGCGCATGCTGATCCTGATGTCTCTGGCCCGTATCGCGGCCATTAACGGGAACATTCCGAGGGGCAGAAGATATGTTGAGCTTGCTAGGAAGATCGCCATGCGCTCTAACGTGCCGATGCCTAGGACCGAGCTATGGTGCAAGGAATGCTATCTGCCCTTGATCCCTGGCCGCAACTGCCGTGTTCGTCTTCGTGACCAGCGCGTCGTCGTTCACTGCCTCGGGTGCAATCATATAAGGCGAATGCCATACATCAAAGAGAAGAAGGAGACCAAGCGATGCCCAAGCGCACCATAA